The genome window GATAATGTAGCCGGGTGGATTCTGGAACTCGACAGAGGACAGGGAATTCCCTGGAAAGGAAACTACTCATCCTGGTTGGATCAGAAACAGAAACGCATGCTTCTTGAAGAGAAAAAGGAATCAGAGCGGCAAAAAACACTTAAAAGAGAGCTGGAATGGATACAGATGAGTCCTAAGGGCCGGCATGCCAAATCTAAAGCCCGTATCAGCTCCTATGAATCTCTTTTAAATCAGGAAGCCAGCAGCTCAGGGAATGAATTGCAGCTCTTTATCCCACCCGGTCCACGTCTGGGAAATGTAGTCATTGAGGCAGATAACATAAGCAAGGGCTTTGGAGACCGTATACTCTATGAGAATCTAAGCTTCAAACTCCCACCTGGCGGTATTGTAGGAATCATCGGTGCCAATGGTGCGGGTAAAACAACCCTCTTCAGAATGATTACGGGAGAAGAAACACCGGATCAGGGAAGTATTAAAGTGGGAGAAACTGTCAGACTGGCCTATGTGGAACAGACAAGACAGAATCTGGATCCTGAAAAATCCGTTTGGGAACAGATCTCAGATGGACTGGATATCATTAAACTTGGAAAAAGAGAGATGAACTCCCGGGCTTTTGTATCTCAATTTAATTTCTTGGGAGCAGACCAGCAGAAAAAAGTGGGAGTCCTCTCCGGAGGTGAACGGAACAGAATAAACTTGGCCATGATGCTCAAAGAAGAAGCGAATGTTCTCCTCTTGGACGAACCGACAAACGACCTTGATGTGAACACGATTCGGGCACTAGAAGACGGTCTTTTAAACTTTGCAGGATGCGCCGTTGTGATCAGCCATGACAGGTGGTTCCTGGATAGAGTAGCCACCCATATTCTGGCTTTTGAAGGAGACAGTGCGGCATTCTGGTTTGAAGGTAACTTCAGCGAGTATGAAGAAAACAAGAAAAAGCGACTGGGAATCGATGCGGATCAGCCCCACAGAATAAAATATAGAAATCTGACAAGAGACTGATTCTTTTTCATTCCCTGGATAAGCAAGTTGAAAATAAAAACCTCCCAGATGGGAGGTTTTTTCATGCAGGTGGAAAAAGCTGAATATTTAGAGACTAACTTTTTAAACTTCCTGCCTGCCGTGAACGGTTTACTTTCTCCATGGTCTTAAAGTATTCAGCGTT of Oceanispirochaeta crateris contains these proteins:
- the ettA gene encoding energy-dependent translational throttle protein EttA is translated as MADDKKVIYSMVGVSKSHNQKVVLKDIYLSYFYGAKIGVLGLNGSGKSTLLRILAGVDQDFTGETVLSDGFTIGYLEQEPQLDPDKTVRQVVEEGAQETVDLLKEYDDINARFGEEMSDEEMNALLEKQGKVQDRLEALDGWELDSRLELAMDALRCPPEDQLTAVLSGGEKRRVALCRLLLKKPDILLLDEPTNHLDAESVAWLEHHLQRYEGTIIAVTHDRYFLDNVAGWILELDRGQGIPWKGNYSSWLDQKQKRMLLEEKKESERQKTLKRELEWIQMSPKGRHAKSKARISSYESLLNQEASSSGNELQLFIPPGPRLGNVVIEADNISKGFGDRILYENLSFKLPPGGIVGIIGANGAGKTTLFRMITGEETPDQGSIKVGETVRLAYVEQTRQNLDPEKSVWEQISDGLDIIKLGKREMNSRAFVSQFNFLGADQQKKVGVLSGGERNRINLAMMLKEEANVLLLDEPTNDLDVNTIRALEDGLLNFAGCAVVISHDRWFLDRVATHILAFEGDSAAFWFEGNFSEYEENKKKRLGIDADQPHRIKYRNLTRD